The Streptomyces tendae DNA segment GGTGCACACCCCGATCGTGGAGAAGATCGAGCTCGTCACCAAGGGTGACGTCCGCCGCGCCAAGCTGTACTACCTCCGTGAGCTCCGCGGCAAGGCCGCGAAGATCAAGGAGAAGCGCGAGAACTGAGCGCTTTACCGGCGTCACATCGCGGCCGGATAGCATCTGGCCCCGATGGACACCGAAGCACAGCCGACGGAGCGCGACCGCTCTCTCCCCCCGGACCCCGAGGACTCCTCGGCGAGACCGGGGCCGGAGGGGCGGTCGCGTTCCGCGTTGCTGTCGCGCGTCACGGACCAGCTGCCCGGCGGACGGATCACCCTGACCCTGTTGCTCTGCCTGCTGTTCCTGCTGGCGGTCAACACGTTCGTGGCGCGGCCCTTCGAGATCCCGAGCGGATCGATGGAGAAGGGATTGAGGGTCGGGGACCGCGTTCTCGTAAACAAGTTGGCGTACCGCTTCGGCGACGGGCCGCACCGCGGCGACGTGATTGTGTTCGACGGCACCGGGTATTTCGGTGACGCCGACTACATCAAACGGGTTGTCGGGGTGGGCGGGGACCACATCGTCTGCTGCGACGGGG contains these protein-coding regions:
- the lepB gene encoding signal peptidase I; amino-acid sequence: MDTEAQPTERDRSLPPDPEDSSARPGPEGRSRSALLSRVTDQLPGGRITLTLLLCLLFLLAVNTFVARPFEIPSGSMEKGLRVGDRVLVNKLAYRFGDGPHRGDVIVFDGTGYFGDADYIKRVVGVGGDHIVCCDGEGRIRVNGRSVDESSFLFPGDSPSTVRFDVVVPEGRLFVLGDHRGNSSDSRDHLGSPGGGMIPVAEVVGRADAVVWPFGHAGRLERPDAYARVPAADPSATGGRHG